The Theileria annulata chromosome 2, complete sequence, *** SEQUENCING IN PROGRESS *** genomic sequence caatttaatattgattcacaatattaatttaatattaaagaataataatggGTAAGAAATCAAAGTCTAAATTGGTTGAAAATGTCAACCACAAGCTTCAACTTGTGATGAAATCGGGAAAGGTTTGTTTAGGATTTAAATCAACAAAGGCTACGTTGAGAAATGGAAAAGGTATGTAAATCATCAACaaataacattttttaGCTCTTTTGGTCATTCTAAGTAACAACTGCCCACCCCTTAGAAGATCGGAAATCGAATACTACGCAATGTTGGCCAAATGCGGAGTCCATCACTACACCGGAGATAATAATGACCTGGGAACAGCCTGTGGAAAACACTTTAGAGTGGGATGTATGGCTATTCTAGACGCTGGAGATTCAGATATTGTTCGAAGCGTGGAATAATCTCATACCCTAATGTTTACGAGACAATCTCAATACATgttatattaatagtacATGTTTCCTCAATGTTCATCTTAGATCAACGGGATGATTCTATAGTAAAATTATGGAATCGGATCGAAAAGTGTTTATGTTGAGTTAAAgttcaaaattttttcaaaaatcAATTGATATGTTCCGATGGGGGatgtgtataataatacgaatatatatatttattttattaatcttttagttttatttaaatttgtaatatattagtaaagtttgtattttttgtccttattataaaaatagCTTACTCATTTATGTAGTCTTTTTAAtggataaaaaatacttcAAGGGTAATCGTCGCTCAGAGCTCCAAGAGCTAAGACATGAGCTTCAAACCACAGATAAAGATAAACAAAAAGAAGCAATCAAAAAGGTAATATGCGCAATGACGACCGGAAAGGACGTTTCGACACTATTTCCAGACGTTGTAAACTGTATACAAACCAATAATATCGAACTTAAAAAACTAGTTTATCTATATGTTATTAACTACGCTAAAGTACAACCCGAACTAGCAATTCTAGCTGTTAATACGTTCTGCAAAGATTCAACCGATCGCAATCCTTTAATTAGgtattttcattatataaatttatataattacataCACCAAAAATcttaatgaattatttaaaagttTGTACAcaaaaaagtaaaaaattatacttGAAACAGTGATCAATGTTTAGAGCTCTTGCAATAAGGACAATGGGATATATCAGACTGACAGCAATAACAGAGTACTTAATTGAACCACTTAAAAGATCAAAAAACGACCCGGACCCATATGTTAGAAAAACAGCGGCAATTTGCATATCTAAACTATATggtaatttaaataacttttttaatgatagttaattatcaaatagCCTTGAATATGTATATCGGATTCAATTGAATTATAGGTATATCCCCAACGATGGTCTACCAGGAAGGCCTGTTGGAAGTATTGCAGGGAATGTTATCGGACCCGAACCCGATGGTAATATCAAACGCAGTGGCGACGCTAATGGAGATATCAGAGTTGTCAAACGACAACCTCTTCGTAACTATCCTGAACAAGGACAAATCACTGTTGGAAAGGCTTTTAAGTGTGTTAAATGAGTGTATCGAATGGGGACAGGTATACATCCTTGATGCACTGGTGTATTATAACCCACCAGATTCTGAACATGCAAGAAAAGTGATAGAAGCAGTTTGTCCACGTTTCTCACATATCAACCCAGCAGTTGTA encodes the following:
- a CDS encoding 60S ribosomal protein L30, putative (chr2.C.cand.350 - 60S ribosomal protein l30), with amino-acid sequence MGKKSKSKLVENVNHKLQLVMKSGKVCLGFKSTKATLRNGKALLVILSNNCPPLRRSEIEYYAMLAKCGVHHYTGDNNDLGTACGKHFRVGCMAILDAGDSDIVRSVE